From a region of the Methanobrevibacter thaueri genome:
- a CDS encoding DUF1284 domain-containing protein, with the protein MKLVLRGHHLLCLKGFQGYGYDENFTRNMTEVNIKRKRENVTVSLVASPDDICCACPNLKDGICEDETQNERIIRMDEEVLKNLDPSRDYDSIELFEKIDEIFTTEESVSEICFNCLWHEECLFYQNLLNNR; encoded by the coding sequence ATGAAACTTGTTTTACGCGGCCATCATTTGTTATGCCTTAAGGGTTTTCAGGGATACGGCTATGACGAAAACTTCACAAGGAACATGACCGAAGTCAATATTAAAAGAAAGCGGGAAAATGTCACGGTCTCACTTGTTGCATCGCCAGATGACATCTGTTGTGCCTGTCCAAACCTGAAGGACGGCATTTGTGAAGATGAAACCCAAAACGAACGGATAATCCGTATGGATGAGGAAGTGCTGAAAAACCTTGATCCGTCAAGGGACTATGATTCCATAGAACTCTTTGAAAAAATCGATGAAATTTTCACTACTGAAGAAAGCGTTTCTGAAATCTGTTTTAATTGTTTATGGCATGAGGAATGCTTATTTTATCAAAATTTGTTAAATAACCGATAG
- a CDS encoding MJ1255/VC2487 family glycosyltransferase yields the protein MIISIIIPTYNEEDYLPNLLDSIKRQNFDGYEVIVADANSTDRTREIAESYGCIVVDGGLPAVGRNNGARVAKGEYLLFLDSDLELTDDYLRNVLYEFRMEHLGIAITKMKPMSDKIEDKIFHDFANYFMIGVEKIKPHGAGCYGIITKKSLHDECGGFDESLTFGEDTDYIERLAEKERFRVLRNARIGVSTRRLEEEGIVTLIRQYGKSTVNDFLGKRTDAADLNYNFGHGHEKLTTERMEGIAKRTEQLNQVKKNYDKSVDIVKTAQDNLKKSHNRDRKVVFYCVCGEGMGHSIRTGVIVDRLKEKYDIYIFTHGNAYNYLSSKFDNVFKIGGFNTVYINNKVDNVKTLVSALKRNPQNMRSSYDELYKKAKELSPDVIVTDFEIYSTYVSKLLNIPLISLDNMHIITQADISYPQNQRLEMLKAKAVIKTYVVKPKIHIITSFFYPKVRGNHHAVIYPPIIREDILKLEPTEEDHIIVYQTSKESVKLVKRLKALKDEKFIVYGFNKEEVDGNLTYKLFNEDVFYDDLASAKAVVCNGGFTFISEAITLKKPIYSVPAKGNFEQVLNGYYVQRLGYGEYHEVMSVNRLAKFLKKLPKYQEKLSQVKKYNNDGIIKELIYRIEKYSK from the coding sequence ATGATTATAAGCATTATCATACCTACCTATAATGAGGAGGATTACCTTCCAAACCTGTTGGATAGTATAAAAAGACAAAACTTTGATGGATATGAAGTAATTGTGGCCGATGCAAATTCAACCGACAGAACCCGGGAAATTGCTGAATCATATGGCTGCATTGTGGTTGATGGAGGTCTTCCGGCAGTGGGTAGGAATAATGGTGCCCGTGTTGCAAAAGGGGAATATCTGCTGTTTTTGGATTCCGATTTGGAGTTGACAGACGACTATTTGAGAAATGTGCTTTATGAATTCAGGATGGAGCATCTGGGAATTGCAATCACCAAAATGAAACCTATGTCCGATAAAATCGAAGACAAGATATTCCACGATTTCGCCAACTATTTCATGATAGGCGTTGAAAAAATCAAACCTCACGGAGCGGGATGCTACGGCATCATAACCAAAAAATCCCTGCATGACGAATGCGGAGGATTCGACGAGTCATTAACATTCGGTGAGGATACAGACTATATTGAAAGACTGGCTGAAAAGGAACGCTTTAGGGTTTTGAGAAATGCAAGAATTGGAGTTTCAACCAGAAGACTTGAAGAGGAGGGCATTGTAACCCTGATAAGGCAATACGGTAAAAGTACCGTTAATGATTTTTTAGGAAAAAGAACAGATGCCGCAGACCTTAACTATAATTTCGGCCACGGCCATGAAAAATTGACAACCGAAAGAATGGAAGGCATTGCAAAAAGAACTGAGCAACTAAATCAGGTGAAAAAGAACTATGACAAGTCGGTTGATATAGTGAAAACCGCACAGGACAACCTTAAAAAGTCACACAATCGTGACAGGAAAGTTGTTTTCTACTGCGTTTGCGGTGAGGGAATGGGTCACTCCATACGTACAGGAGTGATTGTGGACAGGCTTAAGGAGAAATATGACATCTACATTTTCACTCATGGAAACGCCTATAACTATCTGAGTTCAAAATTCGACAATGTCTTTAAGATCGGTGGATTCAATACGGTCTACATTAACAACAAGGTGGATAATGTCAAAACACTTGTCAGCGCTTTAAAAAGAAATCCTCAGAACATGAGATCAAGTTATGATGAGCTCTACAAGAAAGCGAAGGAATTATCCCCAGACGTCATCGTTACTGATTTTGAAATATACTCAACATACGTATCCAAATTGTTAAATATCCCCCTTATTAGCCTTGACAACATGCATATCATCACACAGGCAGACATTTCATATCCTCAAAACCAGAGGCTTGAGATGCTTAAGGCAAAGGCCGTTATAAAGACATATGTTGTCAAGCCAAAGATTCACATCATCACAAGCTTCTTCTATCCGAAGGTCAGGGGAAACCATCATGCGGTAATCTATCCTCCAATCATTCGTGAAGACATTCTGAAATTGGAACCGACCGAAGAAGACCACATTATCGTATACCAAACAAGCAAGGAAAGTGTCAAGCTTGTAAAACGCCTGAAAGCGCTGAAAGACGAGAAATTCATTGTTTACGGTTTCAATAAGGAGGAAGTTGACGGCAACCTGACATACAAGCTATTCAATGAGGACGTGTTCTATGATGATTTGGCCAGCGCAAAGGCCGTTGTCTGCAATGGGGGATTCACATTCATCTCAGAAGCGATTACACTTAAAAAGCCGATCTACTCAGTTCCTGCCAAAGGAAACTTTGAACAGGTGCTTAACGGATACTATGTCCAAAGACTGGGATATGGGGAATACCATGAGGTGATGAGTGTAAACAGGCTTGCAAAATTCCTGAAAAAACTTCCAAAGTATCAGGAAAAATTATCCCAGGTTAAAAAGTACAATAATGATGGAATCATAAAGGAACTGATTTACAGAATCGAAAAATACTCTAAGTGA
- a CDS encoding RraA family protein, with the protein MAISPSDVLNKNKNLKKRVDIDKINLDDVTIDDLKFNGKNYDNHINLMSLLDNVSACQVSDAYNGISRRSGSIQSIKPINNQKVWGSIFTVETESDDWGTSALAIDEAAEGDILFFKVSDDDKAIWGELASTCARDNGIKATVIYGSARDLDALLHMDFPVFASNFCPNAGSALGLGTLNEPIVVEDVKINPGDFFIGDESGIVVIPRELFNQTMVATLGVKIKESKIIDDIADGKTLAQITGLK; encoded by the coding sequence ATGGCAATAAGTCCAAGTGATGTTTTGAATAAAAATAAAAATTTGAAAAAACGTGTAGATATTGATAAAATTAACTTAGATGATGTTACTATTGACGATTTGAAGTTCAATGGCAAGAATTACGATAATCACATTAATTTAATGTCCCTGCTTGACAATGTTTCCGCCTGTCAGGTTTCAGATGCATATAACGGAATCTCCAGAAGGTCAGGTTCAATACAGTCAATCAAGCCGATTAACAACCAGAAGGTATGGGGGTCAATCTTCACAGTCGAAACCGAAAGCGATGACTGGGGCACCTCCGCATTGGCAATCGATGAGGCCGCAGAAGGGGACATCCTGTTTTTTAAGGTCAGCGATGATGACAAAGCGATTTGGGGCGAGCTTGCATCCACCTGCGCCCGTGACAACGGCATCAAGGCGACCGTCATCTATGGGTCTGCACGTGACTTGGATGCGTTACTGCATATGGATTTCCCGGTCTTTGCAAGCAACTTCTGTCCGAATGCCGGTTCAGCATTAGGTTTGGGAACCTTGAACGAGCCAATTGTTGTTGAGGATGTCAAGATCAATCCCGGCGACTTTTTCATAGGTGATGAAAGCGGCATCGTTGTGATTCCGAGGGAGCTGTTCAATCAGACCATGGTGGCAACACTCGGCGTCAAGATTAAGGAATCAAAAATTATTGATGACATTGCCGACGGCAAAACCCTTGCTCAAATCACCGGATTGAAATAG
- a CDS encoding V-type ATP synthase subunit B has product MNTNIKTREYTTVSEVSGPLMVVEGVEGVGYNEIVDIETPTGEKRSGQVLEVTKDVAVIQVFEGTNDLNTKDTKTRFTGQTAKIGVSKDMMGRIFNGIGKPIDGGPEIIPDEELDINGAPMNPASREFPEEFIQTGISTIDGMNTLVRGQKLPIFSGSGLPHNDLAVQIARQAKVLGAEDEFAVIFAAMGITNEEANFFMRDFERTGALEKLTVFMNLADDPAIERILTPKMALTTAEYYAFTLGMQVLVILTDMTNYCEALREISAAREEVPGRRGYPGYMYTDLAGIYERAGRIDGKEGSITQMPILVMPQDDITHPIPDLTGYITEGQIVLSREISRKGIYPPVDVLPSLSRLMSGGIGEGKTRDDHSGVSDQLYSAYAEGRELRDLVAVVGEEALTERDQKFLEFAQAFEDQFITQSKDEDRTIFETLDLGWSLLKILPKAELKRVKEEFIEQYLPKDV; this is encoded by the coding sequence ATGAATACAAATATTAAAACTAGAGAATATACTACTGTATCTGAAGTCTCAGGTCCTTTGATGGTTGTTGAAGGAGTAGAAGGCGTTGGTTACAATGAAATTGTAGATATTGAAACACCTACTGGTGAAAAAAGAAGTGGACAAGTTCTTGAAGTAACTAAAGATGTTGCTGTTATCCAAGTATTCGAAGGAACAAATGACTTAAACACTAAAGATACCAAAACCAGATTCACTGGTCAAACCGCTAAAATCGGTGTGTCCAAAGACATGATGGGACGTATCTTTAACGGAATCGGTAAACCTATTGACGGCGGACCAGAAATTATTCCAGATGAAGAATTGGATATTAACGGGGCTCCTATGAACCCTGCTTCTCGTGAATTCCCTGAAGAATTTATTCAAACTGGTATCTCAACCATAGACGGAATGAACACATTAGTAAGAGGACAAAAACTTCCTATTTTCTCAGGATCTGGTTTACCTCACAACGATTTGGCTGTACAAATTGCAAGACAAGCTAAAGTATTAGGTGCTGAAGACGAGTTCGCAGTAATTTTTGCAGCTATGGGTATTACAAACGAAGAAGCAAACTTCTTTATGAGAGACTTCGAACGTACTGGAGCTTTAGAAAAATTAACAGTATTCATGAACTTAGCAGACGACCCTGCTATTGAAAGAATCTTAACTCCAAAAATGGCTTTAACCACTGCTGAATATTACGCATTCACCTTAGGTATGCAAGTATTGGTTATCTTAACAGATATGACCAACTACTGTGAAGCTTTAAGGGAAATTTCCGCAGCTAGGGAAGAAGTACCTGGAAGAAGAGGTTACCCTGGTTACATGTACACTGACCTCGCAGGTATCTATGAAAGAGCAGGACGTATTGACGGTAAAGAAGGTTCCATTACTCAAATGCCTATCTTAGTTATGCCTCAAGACGATATTACTCACCCAATTCCTGACTTAACCGGTTATATTACCGAAGGACAAATCGTATTAAGTAGGGAAATCTCAAGGAAAGGTATTTACCCTCCTGTAGACGTACTTCCTTCACTTTCTCGTTTGATGAGTGGTGGTATTGGAGAAGGCAAAACTCGTGATGACCACAGTGGTGTATCTGACCAACTTTATTCCGCATATGCTGAAGGTCGTGAATTAAGAGACCTCGTTGCGGTTGTAGGGGAAGAAGCACTTACCGAAAGGGATCAAAAGTTCTTAGAATTTGCTCAAGCATTTGAAGATCAATTCATTACTCAAAGTAAGGATGAAGACAGAACCATCTTTGAAACTTTAGATCTCGGTTGGAGTTTACTTAAAATCTTACCTAAAGCAGAGCTCAAAAGGGTTAAAGAAGAATTTATTGAACAATACCTTCCAAAAGATGTATAA
- a CDS encoding transcription initiation factor IIB produces the protein MENRRSSDVYDDSKQTVCPECGSEELIGDYERAEVVCARCGLVIDENLVDMGPEWRAFDHEQRDKRTRVGAPITYTIHDKGLSTMIDWRNKDIYGRDIPARNRAQWYRLRKWQRKIRISGATERNLAFALSELDRDSSRLGLPRSVREAASVVYRSAVDNKLIRGRSIEGVVAASLYAACRRCNVPRTLDEIAEVSRVTKKEVGRTYRFLTRELNIKLPPTSPVDYVPRFASELGLSGEAQSKAIEIIEKAMEKGLTSGRGPTGVAAAALYIASVLLGERKTQRDVADIAGVTEVTIRNRYKELTEQLEMGVTL, from the coding sequence ATCGAAAATAGAAGATCAAGTGATGTTTACGATGATTCAAAACAAACAGTATGTCCAGAATGTGGTTCAGAAGAATTGATAGGTGACTATGAAAGAGCGGAAGTTGTATGCGCTCGTTGCGGATTAGTCATTGATGAGAACCTAGTAGATATGGGTCCTGAATGGAGAGCATTCGACCATGAGCAAAGAGACAAACGTACCAGGGTTGGTGCTCCAATCACATACACAATTCACGATAAAGGTCTAAGTACCATGATCGACTGGAGAAACAAGGATATCTACGGTCGTGACATACCTGCAAGAAACAGGGCTCAATGGTACAGATTAAGAAAATGGCAAAGGAAAATCAGGATTTCCGGAGCTACCGAAAGAAACCTTGCGTTCGCATTGAGTGAACTGGACCGTGACTCCTCAAGGTTAGGTCTTCCTAGAAGCGTAAGGGAAGCTGCAAGTGTGGTCTACAGAAGTGCAGTGGACAACAAGCTTATTCGTGGAAGAAGTATTGAAGGGGTTGTAGCGGCATCATTATATGCGGCATGCAGACGTTGTAACGTACCTCGTACCCTCGATGAGATTGCTGAAGTCTCTCGTGTAACCAAAAAAGAGGTTGGAAGAACATACAGGTTCCTTACCCGTGAACTAAACATTAAATTGCCTCCAACTTCCCCAGTGGATTATGTTCCTAGATTCGCAAGTGAATTAGGTTTGTCCGGTGAAGCACAATCCAAAGCTATTGAAATCATTGAAAAGGCAATGGAAAAAGGATTGACTTCCGGAAGAGGACCTACCGGTGTGGCAGCAGCCGCATTATACATAGCATCCGTTTTACTCGGTGAGAGAAAAACACAAAGGGATGTTGCGGACATCGCTGGTGTTACAGAAGTTACAATACGTAACAGGTACAAAGAATTAACAGAACAATTAGAAATGGGTGTTACTTTATAA
- a CDS encoding Gar1/Naf1 family protein, with protein MKFLGNSLHVANSGKLIARSTKTPAPGGIVFDSKKNKIGKVSYVFGPTKKPYISIRLFRSADRDELQKNSGEKLFVSRPKSKKQKKRRMKPRHRK; from the coding sequence ATGAAATTTTTAGGTAACAGTTTGCATGTGGCAAACTCAGGAAAACTGATAGCAAGATCTACCAAGACACCCGCACCAGGGGGAATTGTTTTTGACAGTAAGAAGAACAAGATAGGTAAGGTCAGCTATGTTTTCGGACCTACAAAAAAACCATACATCTCAATCCGCCTGTTCAGGTCAGCGGATAGGGATGAACTTCAGAAAAATAGTGGTGAAAAACTATTTGTATCAAGACCAAAATCTAAAAAACAGAAGAAAAGGAGGATGAAACCACGCCACAGAAAGTAA
- the dnaG gene encoding DNA primase DnaG, with translation MGKGEELTTTKYLIHAQITANGIVEKPDVVGAVFGQTEGLLSNDLDLRELQRTGRIGRIQVNIHSNSGRAKGEIVIPSSLDRVETAILAASLETINRVGPCEAEIRTSKVEDVRAVKREQVVNRAKEIYKNMVESVGPTSMRMIEEVREAMRVHEISEYGEDRLPAGPSIHTSDAIIVVEGRSDVLNLLKYGIKNTVAVEGVSVPKSIGELSKKRTTTAFVDGDRGGELILKELLQIGDVDYITRAPKGKEVEDLEKDEVLVALRDKVPTAQFLASTNLLNDSNKRKENNRNHNNRKNQKYNRNNRHQQQQAVKEPEIEDDEVSLMKDMLKEFEGSGCGAILDEALNMTKEVEVENIYEEIKNIEGTADTVIFDGVISQRLVDVASEKGINKLVAFKSMNIVKKPQNVKLITIQ, from the coding sequence ATGGGAAAAGGTGAAGAATTAACAACAACAAAATATTTAATTCATGCTCAAATCACCGCTAACGGTATTGTTGAAAAACCAGATGTTGTTGGTGCTGTATTTGGGCAAACTGAAGGTTTACTTAGTAACGATTTAGATTTAAGAGAACTCCAAAGAACTGGAAGAATAGGCAGGATCCAAGTTAACATCCACTCAAACAGTGGAAGAGCAAAAGGTGAAATTGTAATTCCTTCCAGTTTAGACAGGGTTGAGACCGCCATACTCGCTGCATCACTCGAAACCATCAACAGAGTAGGTCCTTGTGAAGCAGAAATCAGAACTTCAAAAGTTGAGGATGTAAGGGCAGTCAAAAGGGAACAAGTTGTTAACCGTGCTAAAGAGATTTACAAAAACATGGTTGAAAGCGTTGGTCCTACCAGCATGAGAATGATTGAGGAAGTAAGGGAAGCAATGAGAGTTCATGAAATCTCTGAATACGGTGAAGACCGCCTCCCAGCTGGTCCAAGCATACACACATCCGATGCAATTATCGTGGTTGAAGGCCGTAGCGATGTTTTAAACCTACTTAAATACGGTATCAAAAACACCGTTGCAGTCGAAGGAGTGAGCGTTCCTAAATCCATTGGAGAATTAAGTAAGAAAAGAACCACAACCGCATTTGTAGATGGTGACAGAGGCGGAGAATTAATCTTAAAAGAATTATTGCAAATCGGTGATGTTGACTATATTACCCGTGCACCTAAAGGAAAAGAAGTTGAAGACCTGGAAAAAGACGAAGTCCTCGTGGCTTTAAGAGACAAGGTCCCAACCGCACAGTTTTTAGCATCAACCAACCTATTGAACGATTCCAATAAAAGAAAAGAAAACAACAGAAACCACAACAATAGGAAAAACCAAAAATACAACCGCAACAACAGACACCAACAACAGCAAGCTGTTAAAGAACCTGAAATAGAAGATGACGAAGTTAGCCTAATGAAAGACATGCTAAAAGAGTTTGAAGGATCAGGTTGCGGAGCTATCTTGGATGAAGCATTGAATATGACCAAAGAGGTAGAGGTTGAAAATATCTATGAGGAAATCAAGAATATTGAAGGAACCGCCGACACCGTAATATTCGATGGCGTTATCTCACAAAGACTTGTGGATGTTGCATCCGAAAAAGGAATCAACAAACTGGTTGCATTCAAATCCATGAATATAGTTAAAAAACCTCAAAACGTTAAGTTAATAACTATTCAATAG
- a CDS encoding biotin transporter BioY, whose protein sequence is MNMENYYSTRKNVFERIQDASTATKLLMSLLMACFTGIMAQIIIPLPWTPVPITAQTFAVLCSGLFLGKKYGCLSQILYVVLGIAFIPWFGGMTGGLEVFLGSTGGFLIGFIIASYFIGLITEKYAHARSFTKMALVIGIANFALIYIPGLAGLALFLGFQGTSVGIIDLLMMGLIPFIAGDIVKILAAASVSKVFLPKD, encoded by the coding sequence ATAAATATGGAAAATTATTATAGTACTAGGAAAAATGTTTTTGAAAGAATACAAGATGCTAGTACCGCCACCAAGTTACTTATGTCATTATTGATGGCATGTTTTACAGGTATAATGGCTCAAATCATTATCCCTCTCCCATGGACTCCAGTTCCAATAACCGCTCAAACCTTTGCAGTGTTATGTTCTGGATTATTCTTAGGTAAAAAATACGGATGTTTAAGCCAAATCTTGTACGTGGTCTTAGGTATTGCGTTCATCCCATGGTTCGGTGGAATGACTGGAGGACTTGAAGTATTTTTAGGTTCAACCGGAGGATTCCTTATCGGATTCATCATTGCATCTTACTTCATTGGATTAATTACTGAAAAGTATGCTCATGCACGTAGCTTTACTAAAATGGCTCTTGTCATCGGGATTGCAAACTTTGCATTAATCTACATTCCAGGTTTAGCAGGTCTTGCATTGTTCCTCGGTTTCCAAGGAACCAGCGTTGGAATCATTGACCTCTTGATGATGGGTCTCATTCCGTTCATTGCAGGAGACATCGTAAAAATATTAGCTGCAGCATCAGTGTCTAAAGTATTTTTACCAAAAGACTAA
- a CDS encoding V-type ATP synthase subunit D: MAQDIIDGINPTRMELLSLKNRTKLAVKGHGLLKEKRDALIKEFFDILDRVKGIRENAELSLKEANEALVEAQIAMGDLAVRKAALSVKESIDVEITSRSVMGVAVPVTNVKMEERSIIDRGYGFADTTIQLDEAAKKFEESLKYLIELGEVEKTIFLLAEEIESTKRRVNALEHIMIPRFQNTEKYIDMRLQEMERENFVRLKMIRSTMEKNEKAAAAAEAAKNAEA, encoded by the coding sequence ATGGCACAAGATATTATTGATGGAATTAATCCAACTCGTATGGAATTATTATCCCTTAAAAACAGGACCAAACTGGCTGTTAAAGGACACGGTTTGCTCAAGGAAAAAAGGGATGCTTTAATCAAAGAGTTTTTTGATATCTTGGATCGTGTCAAAGGTATTCGTGAAAATGCAGAATTAAGTCTAAAAGAAGCAAATGAAGCTTTAGTTGAAGCTCAAATTGCTATGGGTGATTTAGCTGTTAGAAAAGCAGCTTTATCAGTTAAAGAATCCATTGATGTTGAAATCACATCAAGGAGCGTTATGGGTGTAGCAGTACCTGTTACCAATGTTAAAATGGAAGAAAGATCCATTATTGACAGGGGTTACGGTTTTGCAGACACTACCATACAATTAGACGAAGCTGCAAAGAAATTCGAGGAATCTCTCAAGTATTTAATCGAACTTGGTGAAGTGGAAAAAACAATTTTCTTGCTTGCTGAGGAGATTGAATCAACTAAACGTAGAGTAAACGCTTTAGAGCACATTATGATTCCAAGATTCCAAAATACTGAAAAGTATATTGATATGAGACTCCAAGAAATGGAAAGAGAAAACTTTGTAAGATTGAAAATGATTAGGTCAACAATGGAGAAAAATGAAAAAGCTGCTGCAGCGGCCGAAGCTGCTAAAAATGCAGAAGCTTAA
- a CDS encoding ATP-grasp domain-containing protein has protein sequence MEKLLLIGIDTRSMLNSALKLDYEVYSTSYFSTSDTPIIKNQKIILKESDGESCGEFENQFDAKEILDISRDYIDEVDYIIPISGISPSDFSKNDRKKILGSVDVADIEDKYRFYKKIKDEFLTPATFSVSDIGEAIEINNSYPDIQFILKPLQGSGGYDVNLLDNDYDFEFNGKEFILQEYVSGINLSSSVLASKSEAKAITHSRLLTMNDFGNDSFIYVGNILPLTEKSIMGKVEKMDELIANMKDTSESLAEKFNLMGSNGVDYILNEKGLHVIEVNPRIQGTFECVEKAYGINMLEAHIKACHGEIIEIGNPKYYAYKKIVYSPTRMKYSQIDLDNIYDLPHTGSITEKDEPLLTIIDKSSDFEKLYEKVESASQIVDRAARINRLDA, from the coding sequence ATGGAAAAGCTATTACTTATTGGAATTGATACAAGAAGTATGCTTAACAGCGCATTGAAATTAGATTATGAAGTCTATTCTACAAGCTATTTTTCAACTTCAGACACTCCCATCATCAAAAACCAAAAGATCATACTAAAGGAAAGCGATGGTGAAAGTTGCGGAGAGTTTGAAAATCAATTCGATGCCAAAGAGATTTTGGATATATCCCGAGACTACATTGACGAGGTCGATTACATCATTCCAATTTCAGGAATTTCACCAAGTGACTTTTCAAAAAATGACAGGAAGAAGATTCTGGGAAGTGTGGATGTTGCAGACATTGAGGACAAGTACAGATTCTACAAAAAAATCAAGGATGAATTCCTCACACCTGCGACTTTTAGTGTGAGTGATATAGGTGAGGCCATTGAAATAAACAATTCTTATCCTGACATTCAATTTATTTTAAAACCGCTTCAAGGAAGTGGAGGTTATGATGTGAACCTATTGGATAATGATTATGATTTTGAATTTAATGGTAAGGAATTTATTTTGCAGGAATATGTAAGTGGAATAAACCTAAGTTCATCAGTACTTGCAAGCAAAAGTGAGGCAAAGGCAATAACCCACTCAAGGTTGCTGACCATGAACGACTTCGGAAATGACAGTTTCATATATGTCGGAAACATTCTCCCACTGACTGAAAAGTCAATCATGGGCAAGGTCGAAAAAATGGATGAGCTAATAGCCAACATGAAAGACACAAGCGAAAGCCTGGCGGAAAAATTCAACCTGATGGGATCAAACGGTGTGGACTACATACTCAATGAGAAGGGACTCCATGTAATTGAAGTAAACCCAAGGATTCAGGGAACATTCGAATGCGTGGAAAAGGCATATGGTATAAACATGCTTGAGGCCCACATCAAGGCATGCCATGGAGAAATTATCGAAATCGGCAATCCGAAATATTATGCCTACAAAAAAATAGTCTACTCACCGACAAGGATGAAATACTCGCAAATAGATTTAGACAACATCTATGACCTTCCGCACACCGGTTCCATAACGGAAAAGGATGAGCCTTTGCTTACAATCATTGACAAGTCAAGTGATTTCGAAAAATTATATGAAAAAGTAGAATCTGCTAGCCAAATCGTCGATAGGGCAGCTAGAATAAACCGACTAGATGCATAA
- a CDS encoding tetratricopeptide repeat protein → MGYGEWHPGDPIGFGNDIGAPEVPYMSYGPRKREDEVDEEELKKEREERDRRYTSKKISDDAWKLYLEHRYGEALIFINRALEYDGEESNTWNRKGAILDGLNRFEEAIENYNIAIELEDSEIYKNNKAEVLIEWAYSLKDKREYEKALEKINESIDIFQNISYKTCESEAYNLKGLILEEMGETLNAFNAYKKAVEHVRDDDECKGSYKRNRDHLLQYIEDDKFECPKCGNTLMITDNFCNICGAKFEEPLHKKDKSKTHYSDGVTVIEFDDED, encoded by the coding sequence ATGGGTTATGGAGAATGGCATCCCGGCGATCCGATAGGATTTGGAAATGATATAGGTGCTCCTGAAGTGCCATATATGAGTTATGGTCCTCGAAAAAGGGAAGATGAAGTCGATGAAGAGGAGCTTAAAAAAGAGCGTGAAGAGCGGGATAGGAGATACACTTCGAAAAAGATATCCGATGATGCCTGGAAACTATATCTGGAACACAGATATGGGGAGGCACTGATTTTTATTAATAGGGCTTTGGAATATGATGGTGAAGAATCCAATACGTGGAACAGGAAAGGAGCAATACTTGATGGATTGAACCGGTTTGAAGAGGCTATTGAAAACTATAACATAGCGATTGAACTTGAGGATAGTGAAATCTACAAGAACAACAAGGCCGAAGTTCTAATCGAATGGGCATATTCCTTGAAAGATAAGAGAGAATACGAAAAGGCCCTAGAGAAAATCAACGAATCAATAGACATTTTTCAAAACATCTCATACAAGACATGTGAAAGTGAAGCCTATAACCTTAAAGGACTTATTTTGGAGGAAATGGGCGAGACTCTCAATGCATTCAATGCATATAAAAAGGCGGTCGAACATGTCAGGGATGACGATGAGTGCAAGGGATCCTACAAGAGAAACAGGGACCACTTGCTTCAGTATATTGAGGATGATAAATTCGAATGCCCCAAATGCGGCAATACGCTTATGATAACCGATAATTTCTGCAATATCTGTGGAGCCAAATTCGAGGAGCCCCTTCATAAAAAGGATAAAAGCAAAACACACTACTCCGATGGAGTAACTGTCATTGAGTTTGATGATGAAGATTAA